The Allorhodopirellula heiligendammensis genome includes a window with the following:
- a CDS encoding helix-turn-helix domain-containing protein — MSTHGSKKAKGDGPSQLQMDWDRYQREGWIANAAMPDGIANDGTVVRADKLASLLFHLNGHLGDNGEAFPSQDLLAQKMKVSTKTVGRAAEALQNMSLLIVQLKNRPGFKRVINHYRIVWSELLLLDPDRRRAFGESISGRRRESRSDNRPDQSDVGADQSDVPTDQSDVWTDQSDKASPKLFTNHSKNSPPLTEADRGGGNIPGESPGSWKVVVSALAALGMGGARKAVAAADRRGLSPQDVDELMARWERLRARQPSVTVAYLYRWLTGESRPPEEQEIRKAGKPSRSLTSDSTRLETIRTRVIRASRGTGMSDEEISAELRVKLQQAGFPPDAIRINGSSNIFNRGGRHAMQVDG, encoded by the coding sequence TTGAGCACGCATGGAAGCAAGAAGGCGAAGGGGGATGGGCCGTCACAGTTGCAGATGGATTGGGACCGGTACCAGCGTGAAGGCTGGATCGCCAATGCCGCGATGCCCGATGGGATCGCCAACGATGGGACGGTCGTCCGCGCGGACAAGCTGGCCTCGCTGTTGTTTCACCTGAACGGACACCTCGGCGACAACGGGGAGGCGTTCCCCAGTCAGGATTTGCTTGCGCAGAAAATGAAGGTCTCGACGAAAACCGTCGGCCGGGCGGCCGAGGCGTTGCAGAACATGAGCCTGCTGATCGTGCAGTTGAAGAACCGGCCGGGGTTCAAGCGGGTGATCAATCATTACCGGATCGTGTGGTCCGAGCTGCTGCTACTCGATCCGGATCGCCGGCGGGCGTTCGGTGAATCGATCTCTGGACGTCGTCGCGAATCGCGATCGGACAATCGGCCCGATCAATCAGACGTGGGCGCGGATCAATCAGACGTGCCGACCGATCAATCAGACGTGTGGACCGATCAATCGGACAAGGCGTCCCCCAAACTATTCACTAACCATTCAAAGAACTCACCACCACTCACTGAGGCCGACCGAGGGGGTGGAAACATCCCAGGCGAAAGTCCCGGGTCTTGGAAAGTGGTGGTGAGTGCTTTAGCTGCGCTGGGCATGGGTGGTGCCCGGAAAGCAGTGGCTGCGGCGGATCGCCGTGGATTGTCACCGCAGGACGTCGACGAGCTCATGGCTCGCTGGGAGCGGCTTCGGGCCCGTCAGCCAAGCGTGACCGTCGCGTACCTGTACCGGTGGCTGACCGGTGAGAGCCGGCCACCCGAGGAACAGGAAATCCGCAAAGCGGGTAAGCCGAGTCGATCGCTGACGAGCGACTCGACGCGGCTCGAAACTATTCGTACTCGCGTCATCAGAGCCAGTCGAGGGACGGGCATGAGCGACGAAGAGATTTCGGCAGAGCTGCGCGTCAAGCTGCAGCAAGCCGGTTTTCCACC